The following are encoded in a window of Magnetococcales bacterium genomic DNA:
- a CDS encoding DedA family protein, giving the protein MGERVTNLLLEWMGQLDYWAIFVLMAAESSIFPVPSELVMIPAGYLVSTQKLTWGGSILASSLGSIAGSLGSYYLAMWLGRPIIARFGRFLLITDKHLQQTEAFFAKHGEISIFTGRFLPGVRHLISMPAGVGRMRLPPFILYTFMGATLWNIVLLIFGFVIGENTAWVKQHTLWLVIAAAGFALLLIGGYLIWQKRRA; this is encoded by the coding sequence ATGGGCGAACGTGTCACCAATCTGTTGCTCGAATGGATGGGACAGTTGGACTATTGGGCCATTTTCGTGCTCATGGCCGCCGAAAGTTCCATTTTTCCCGTGCCCTCGGAACTGGTCATGATCCCGGCTGGTTATCTGGTCTCCACGCAAAAACTCACCTGGGGGGGATCGATCCTGGCTTCGAGCCTGGGGAGCATCGCCGGATCCCTGGGCAGTTATTATCTGGCCATGTGGCTGGGACGCCCCATCATCGCCCGTTTCGGACGCTTTTTGCTCATCACCGACAAACACCTGCAACAAACCGAAGCTTTCTTCGCCAAACACGGAGAAATCTCGATTTTCACGGGACGTTTCCTGCCCGGTGTGCGCCATCTCATCTCCATGCCCGCCGGGGTGGGCCGCATGCGACTGCCGCCCTTCATTCTTTACACCTTCATGGGTGCCACGCTCTGGAACATCGTCTTGTTGATCTTCGGCTTCGTCATCGGCGAAAATACCGCATGGGTCAAACAGCACACCCTGTGGTTGGTGATCGCTGCCGCCGGATTCGCCCTGCTGTTGATCGGTGGATACCTGATCTGGCAAAAACGTCGCGCCTGA